A genome region from Astyanax mexicanus isolate ESR-SI-001 chromosome 19, AstMex3_surface, whole genome shotgun sequence includes the following:
- the LOC103042929 gene encoding serine protease 27-like isoform X8 → MALWRTLSVVLIITLLTQGIHGSFNASTPGIITTTTFTTTKMTTTPTVDQSLLFVGNLLPVNATTSTTTSSPTTAHSTTTTLTSIPTTISSSTASLNATTSTTTSSPTTAHSTTTTLTSIPTTISSSTASPPACGIASLNYYRGGEKSLASEGAWPWMASLQRNGTHVCGGTLVSEKHVLSSADCFSSSPNASDWTVVLGSHKQNGSNPNSVSISVRNITLSKESENNIAVLELSQKPPLSDYIQPICIETPNLNISTQCWASGWGSGGGVEQALQHFNTSIMDCGSASSSNSSICTGIMPLEQSHKGGPLMCKIGQSWFHVAALSLLSNNTVTTRASTDVHVFTKTSHFASFLKTILNSNAPVSSSLVTAVPSSLVTSVLLLVLLSFHHYT, encoded by the exons ATGGCACTGTGGAGGACATTGAGTGTAGTGCTGATAATCACACTTCTAACACAAG ggATCCATGGAAGCT TCAATGCATCCACACCTGgcatcattactactactacttttaccacTACAAAAATGACTACTACTCCCACTG TAGATCAATCTCTGTTATTTGTGGGGAACCTACTACCAG TCAATGCAAccacttctactactacttcaAGCCCTACTACTGCTCATTCTACAACCACTACACTCACTTCAATCCCTACAACAATCAGTTCTTCCACTGCTTCAC TCAATGCAACCACTTCCACTACTACTTCAAGCCCTACTACTGCTCATTCTACAACCACTACACTCACTTCAATCCCTACAACGATCAGTTCTTCCACTGCTTCAC cTCCAGCATGTGGCATTGCCAGTTTGAATTACTATAGAGGAGGGGAAAAGTCTTTGGCATCTGAGGGTGCGTGGCCATGGATGGCCAGCCTGCAACGTAACGGAACTCATGTCTGTGGGGGGACGTTGGTGTCTGAGAAGCATGTCTTGAGCTCGGCGGACTGCTTCTCTAG CTCCCCCAATGCTTCTGACTGGACCGTTGTCCTGGGCAGCCACAAACAGAACGGCTCCAATCCCAACAGTGTCTCAATCAGCGTGAGGAACATCACATTGAGCAAAGAGTCAGAGAATAATATAGCAGTGCTGGAATTGTCTCAGAAACCTCCACTATCAGACTACATTCAGCCCATATGTATAGAAACACCCAACTTAAACATCAGCACTCAATGCTGGGCATCTGGCTGGGGATCTGGAGGAGGAG TTGAGCAAGCTCTTCAGCATTTCAACACTTCTATAATGGACTGTGGGAGCGCATCTTCATCTAACAGCAGCATCTGCACTGGAATCATGCCCTTAGAACAG AGTCATAAAGGAGGTCCTCTGATGTGTAAGATTGGACAGTCTTGGTTCCATGTTGCAGCTTTGTCTCTGCTTAGTAACAACACCGTGACGACTCGTGCTTCAACGGATGTCCACGTCTTCACTAAAACCTCACACTTTGCAAGCTTCCTGAAGACCATACTGAACTCCAATGCACCCGTCTCATCCTCTTTGGTCACAGCCGTCCCATCCTCTTTGGTCACATCTGTCCTACTACTTGTTCTTCTTTCTTTCCACCATTACACTTAA
- the LOC103042929 gene encoding serine protease 27-like isoform X11, which translates to MALWRTLSVVLIITLLTQGIHGSFNASTPGIITTTTFTTTKMTTTPTDQSLLFVGNLLPVNATTSTTTSSPTTAHSTTTTLTSIPTTISSSTASLNATTSTTTSSPTTAHSTTTTLTSIPTTISSSTASPPACGIASLNYYRGGEKSLASEGAWPWMASLQRNGTHVCGGTLVSEKHVLSSADCFSSSPNASDWTVVLGSHKQNGSNPNSVSISVRNITLSKESENNIAVLELSQKPPLSDYIQPICIETPNLNISTQCWASGWGSGGGVEQALQHFNTSIMDCGSASSSNSSICTGIMPLEQSHKGGPLMCKIGQSWFHVAALSLLSNNTVTTRASTDVHVFTKTSHFASFLKTILNSNAPVSSSLVTAVPSSLVTSVLLLVLLSFHHYT; encoded by the exons ATGGCACTGTGGAGGACATTGAGTGTAGTGCTGATAATCACACTTCTAACACAAG ggATCCATGGAAGCT TCAATGCATCCACACCTGgcatcattactactactacttttaccacTACAAAAATGACTACTACTCCCACTG ATCAATCTCTGTTATTTGTGGGGAACCTACTACCAG TCAATGCAAccacttctactactacttcaAGCCCTACTACTGCTCATTCTACAACCACTACACTCACTTCAATCCCTACAACAATCAGTTCTTCCACTGCTTCAC TCAATGCAACCACTTCCACTACTACTTCAAGCCCTACTACTGCTCATTCTACAACCACTACACTCACTTCAATCCCTACAACGATCAGTTCTTCCACTGCTTCAC cTCCAGCATGTGGCATTGCCAGTTTGAATTACTATAGAGGAGGGGAAAAGTCTTTGGCATCTGAGGGTGCGTGGCCATGGATGGCCAGCCTGCAACGTAACGGAACTCATGTCTGTGGGGGGACGTTGGTGTCTGAGAAGCATGTCTTGAGCTCGGCGGACTGCTTCTCTAG CTCCCCCAATGCTTCTGACTGGACCGTTGTCCTGGGCAGCCACAAACAGAACGGCTCCAATCCCAACAGTGTCTCAATCAGCGTGAGGAACATCACATTGAGCAAAGAGTCAGAGAATAATATAGCAGTGCTGGAATTGTCTCAGAAACCTCCACTATCAGACTACATTCAGCCCATATGTATAGAAACACCCAACTTAAACATCAGCACTCAATGCTGGGCATCTGGCTGGGGATCTGGAGGAGGAG TTGAGCAAGCTCTTCAGCATTTCAACACTTCTATAATGGACTGTGGGAGCGCATCTTCATCTAACAGCAGCATCTGCACTGGAATCATGCCCTTAGAACAG AGTCATAAAGGAGGTCCTCTGATGTGTAAGATTGGACAGTCTTGGTTCCATGTTGCAGCTTTGTCTCTGCTTAGTAACAACACCGTGACGACTCGTGCTTCAACGGATGTCCACGTCTTCACTAAAACCTCACACTTTGCAAGCTTCCTGAAGACCATACTGAACTCCAATGCACCCGTCTCATCCTCTTTGGTCACAGCCGTCCCATCCTCTTTGGTCACATCTGTCCTACTACTTGTTCTTCTTTCTTTCCACCATTACACTTAA
- the LOC103042929 gene encoding transmembrane protease serine 9-like isoform X12: MALWRTLSVVLIITLLTQGIHGSFNASTPGIITTTTFTTTKMTTTPTVNATTSTTTSSPTTAHSTTTTLTSIPTTISSSTASLNATTSTTTSSPTTAHSTTTTLTSIPTTISSSTASPPACGIASLNYYRGGEKSLASEGAWPWMASLQRNGTHVCGGTLVSEKHVLSSADCFSSSPNASDWTVVLGSHKQNGSNPNSVSISVRNITLSKESENNIAVLELSQKPPLSDYIQPICIETPNLNISTQCWASGWGSGGGVEQALQHFNTSIMDCGSASSSNSSICTGIMPLEQSHKGGPLMCKIGQSWFHVAALSLLSNNTVTTRASTDVHVFTKTSHFASFLKTILNSNAPVSSSLVTAVPSSLVTSVLLLVLLSFHHYT, encoded by the exons ATGGCACTGTGGAGGACATTGAGTGTAGTGCTGATAATCACACTTCTAACACAAG ggATCCATGGAAGCT TCAATGCATCCACACCTGgcatcattactactactacttttaccacTACAAAAATGACTACTACTCCCACTG TCAATGCAAccacttctactactacttcaAGCCCTACTACTGCTCATTCTACAACCACTACACTCACTTCAATCCCTACAACAATCAGTTCTTCCACTGCTTCAC TCAATGCAACCACTTCCACTACTACTTCAAGCCCTACTACTGCTCATTCTACAACCACTACACTCACTTCAATCCCTACAACGATCAGTTCTTCCACTGCTTCAC cTCCAGCATGTGGCATTGCCAGTTTGAATTACTATAGAGGAGGGGAAAAGTCTTTGGCATCTGAGGGTGCGTGGCCATGGATGGCCAGCCTGCAACGTAACGGAACTCATGTCTGTGGGGGGACGTTGGTGTCTGAGAAGCATGTCTTGAGCTCGGCGGACTGCTTCTCTAG CTCCCCCAATGCTTCTGACTGGACCGTTGTCCTGGGCAGCCACAAACAGAACGGCTCCAATCCCAACAGTGTCTCAATCAGCGTGAGGAACATCACATTGAGCAAAGAGTCAGAGAATAATATAGCAGTGCTGGAATTGTCTCAGAAACCTCCACTATCAGACTACATTCAGCCCATATGTATAGAAACACCCAACTTAAACATCAGCACTCAATGCTGGGCATCTGGCTGGGGATCTGGAGGAGGAG TTGAGCAAGCTCTTCAGCATTTCAACACTTCTATAATGGACTGTGGGAGCGCATCTTCATCTAACAGCAGCATCTGCACTGGAATCATGCCCTTAGAACAG AGTCATAAAGGAGGTCCTCTGATGTGTAAGATTGGACAGTCTTGGTTCCATGTTGCAGCTTTGTCTCTGCTTAGTAACAACACCGTGACGACTCGTGCTTCAACGGATGTCCACGTCTTCACTAAAACCTCACACTTTGCAAGCTTCCTGAAGACCATACTGAACTCCAATGCACCCGTCTCATCCTCTTTGGTCACAGCCGTCCCATCCTCTTTGGTCACATCTGTCCTACTACTTGTTCTTCTTTCTTTCCACCATTACACTTAA
- the LOC103042929 gene encoding uncharacterized protein LOC103042929 isoform X5: MALWRTLSVVLIITLLTQGIHGSFNASTPGIITTTTFTTTKMTTTPTVDQSLLFVGNLLPVNATTSTTTSSPTTAHSTTTTLTSIPTTISSSTASLNATTSTTTSSPTTAHSTTTTLTSIPTTISSSTASLNATTSTTTSSPTTAHSTTTTLTSIPTTISSSTASPPACGIASLNYYRGGEKSLASEGAWPWMASLQRNGTHVCGGTLVSEKHVLSSADCFSSSPNASDWTVVLGSHKQNGSNPNSVSISVRNITLSKESENNIAVLELSQKPPLSDYIQPICIETPNLNISTQCWASGWGSGGGVEQALQHFNTSIMDCGSASSSNSSICTGIMPLEQSHKGGPLMCKIGQSWFHVAALSLLSNNTVTTRASTDVHVFTKTSHFASFLKTILNSNAPVSSSLVTAVPSSLVTSVLLLVLLSFHHYT, translated from the exons ATGGCACTGTGGAGGACATTGAGTGTAGTGCTGATAATCACACTTCTAACACAAG ggATCCATGGAAGCT TCAATGCATCCACACCTGgcatcattactactactacttttaccacTACAAAAATGACTACTACTCCCACTG TAGATCAATCTCTGTTATTTGTGGGGAACCTACTACCAG TCAATGCAACCACTTCTACTACTACATCAAGCCCTACTACTGCTCATTCTACAACCACTACACTCACTTCAATCCCTACAACGATCAGTTCTTCCACTGCTTCAC TCAATGCAAccacttctactactacttcaAGCCCTACTACTGCTCATTCTACAACCACTACACTCACTTCAATCCCTACAACAATCAGTTCTTCCACTGCTTCAC TCAATGCAACCACTTCCACTACTACTTCAAGCCCTACTACTGCTCATTCTACAACCACTACACTCACTTCAATCCCTACAACGATCAGTTCTTCCACTGCTTCAC cTCCAGCATGTGGCATTGCCAGTTTGAATTACTATAGAGGAGGGGAAAAGTCTTTGGCATCTGAGGGTGCGTGGCCATGGATGGCCAGCCTGCAACGTAACGGAACTCATGTCTGTGGGGGGACGTTGGTGTCTGAGAAGCATGTCTTGAGCTCGGCGGACTGCTTCTCTAG CTCCCCCAATGCTTCTGACTGGACCGTTGTCCTGGGCAGCCACAAACAGAACGGCTCCAATCCCAACAGTGTCTCAATCAGCGTGAGGAACATCACATTGAGCAAAGAGTCAGAGAATAATATAGCAGTGCTGGAATTGTCTCAGAAACCTCCACTATCAGACTACATTCAGCCCATATGTATAGAAACACCCAACTTAAACATCAGCACTCAATGCTGGGCATCTGGCTGGGGATCTGGAGGAGGAG TTGAGCAAGCTCTTCAGCATTTCAACACTTCTATAATGGACTGTGGGAGCGCATCTTCATCTAACAGCAGCATCTGCACTGGAATCATGCCCTTAGAACAG AGTCATAAAGGAGGTCCTCTGATGTGTAAGATTGGACAGTCTTGGTTCCATGTTGCAGCTTTGTCTCTGCTTAGTAACAACACCGTGACGACTCGTGCTTCAACGGATGTCCACGTCTTCACTAAAACCTCACACTTTGCAAGCTTCCTGAAGACCATACTGAACTCCAATGCACCCGTCTCATCCTCTTTGGTCACAGCCGTCCCATCCTCTTTGGTCACATCTGTCCTACTACTTGTTCTTCTTTCTTTCCACCATTACACTTAA
- the LOC103042929 gene encoding serine protease 27-like isoform X9, with protein MALWRTLSVVLIITLLTQGIHGSFNASTPGIITTTTFTTTKMTTTPTVDQSLLFVGNLLPVNATTSTTTSSPTTAHSTTTTLTSIPTTISSPTALLNATTSTTTSSPTTAHSTTTTLTSIPTTISSSTASPPACGIASLNYYRGGEKSLASEGAWPWMASLQRNGTHVCGGTLVSEKHVLSSADCFSSSPNASDWTVVLGSHKQNGSNPNSVSISVRNITLSKESENNIAVLELSQKPPLSDYIQPICIETPNLNISTQCWASGWGSGGGVEQALQHFNTSIMDCGSASSSNSSICTGIMPLEQSHKGGPLMCKIGQSWFHVAALSLLSNNTVTTRASTDVHVFTKTSHFASFLKTILNSNAPVSSSLVTAVPSSLVTSVLLLVLLSFHHYT; from the exons ATGGCACTGTGGAGGACATTGAGTGTAGTGCTGATAATCACACTTCTAACACAAG ggATCCATGGAAGCT TCAATGCATCCACACCTGgcatcattactactactacttttaccacTACAAAAATGACTACTACTCCCACTG TAGATCAATCTCTGTTATTTGTGGGGAACCTACTACCAG TCAATGCAAccacttctactactacttcaAGCCCTACTACTGCTCATTCTACAACCACTACACTCACTTCAATCCCTACAACGATCAGTTCTCCCACGGCTTTAC TCAATGCAACCACTTCCACTACTACTTCAAGCCCTACTACTGCTCATTCTACAACCACTACACTCACTTCAATCCCTACAACGATCAGTTCTTCCACTGCTTCAC cTCCAGCATGTGGCATTGCCAGTTTGAATTACTATAGAGGAGGGGAAAAGTCTTTGGCATCTGAGGGTGCGTGGCCATGGATGGCCAGCCTGCAACGTAACGGAACTCATGTCTGTGGGGGGACGTTGGTGTCTGAGAAGCATGTCTTGAGCTCGGCGGACTGCTTCTCTAG CTCCCCCAATGCTTCTGACTGGACCGTTGTCCTGGGCAGCCACAAACAGAACGGCTCCAATCCCAACAGTGTCTCAATCAGCGTGAGGAACATCACATTGAGCAAAGAGTCAGAGAATAATATAGCAGTGCTGGAATTGTCTCAGAAACCTCCACTATCAGACTACATTCAGCCCATATGTATAGAAACACCCAACTTAAACATCAGCACTCAATGCTGGGCATCTGGCTGGGGATCTGGAGGAGGAG TTGAGCAAGCTCTTCAGCATTTCAACACTTCTATAATGGACTGTGGGAGCGCATCTTCATCTAACAGCAGCATCTGCACTGGAATCATGCCCTTAGAACAG AGTCATAAAGGAGGTCCTCTGATGTGTAAGATTGGACAGTCTTGGTTCCATGTTGCAGCTTTGTCTCTGCTTAGTAACAACACCGTGACGACTCGTGCTTCAACGGATGTCCACGTCTTCACTAAAACCTCACACTTTGCAAGCTTCCTGAAGACCATACTGAACTCCAATGCACCCGTCTCATCCTCTTTGGTCACAGCCGTCCCATCCTCTTTGGTCACATCTGTCCTACTACTTGTTCTTCTTTCTTTCCACCATTACACTTAA
- the LOC103042929 gene encoding uncharacterized protein LOC103042929 isoform X2 — MALWRTLSVVLIITLLTQGIHGSFNASTPGIITTTTFTTTKMTTTPTDQSLLFVGNLLPVNATTSTTTSSPTTAHSTTTTLTSIPTTISSPTALLNATTSTTTSSPTTAHSTTTTLTSIPTTISSSTASLNATTSTTTSSPTTAHSTTTTLTSIPTTISSSTASLNATTSTTTSSPTTAHSTTTTLTSIPTTISSSTASPPACGIASLNYYRGGEKSLASEGAWPWMASLQRNGTHVCGGTLVSEKHVLSSADCFSSSPNASDWTVVLGSHKQNGSNPNSVSISVRNITLSKESENNIAVLELSQKPPLSDYIQPICIETPNLNISTQCWASGWGSGGGVEQALQHFNTSIMDCGSASSSNSSICTGIMPLEQSHKGGPLMCKIGQSWFHVAALSLLSNNTVTTRASTDVHVFTKTSHFASFLKTILNSNAPVSSSLVTAVPSSLVTSVLLLVLLSFHHYT, encoded by the exons ATGGCACTGTGGAGGACATTGAGTGTAGTGCTGATAATCACACTTCTAACACAAG ggATCCATGGAAGCT TCAATGCATCCACACCTGgcatcattactactactacttttaccacTACAAAAATGACTACTACTCCCACTG ATCAATCTCTGTTATTTGTGGGGAACCTACTACCAG TCAATGCAAccacttctactactacttcaAGCCCTACTACTGCTCATTCTACAACCACTACACTCACTTCAATCCCTACAACGATCAGTTCTCCCACGGCTTTAC TCAATGCAACCACTTCTACTACTACATCAAGCCCTACTACTGCTCATTCTACAACCACTACACTCACTTCAATCCCTACAACGATCAGTTCTTCCACTGCTTCAC TCAATGCAAccacttctactactacttcaAGCCCTACTACTGCTCATTCTACAACCACTACACTCACTTCAATCCCTACAACAATCAGTTCTTCCACTGCTTCAC TCAATGCAACCACTTCCACTACTACTTCAAGCCCTACTACTGCTCATTCTACAACCACTACACTCACTTCAATCCCTACAACGATCAGTTCTTCCACTGCTTCAC cTCCAGCATGTGGCATTGCCAGTTTGAATTACTATAGAGGAGGGGAAAAGTCTTTGGCATCTGAGGGTGCGTGGCCATGGATGGCCAGCCTGCAACGTAACGGAACTCATGTCTGTGGGGGGACGTTGGTGTCTGAGAAGCATGTCTTGAGCTCGGCGGACTGCTTCTCTAG CTCCCCCAATGCTTCTGACTGGACCGTTGTCCTGGGCAGCCACAAACAGAACGGCTCCAATCCCAACAGTGTCTCAATCAGCGTGAGGAACATCACATTGAGCAAAGAGTCAGAGAATAATATAGCAGTGCTGGAATTGTCTCAGAAACCTCCACTATCAGACTACATTCAGCCCATATGTATAGAAACACCCAACTTAAACATCAGCACTCAATGCTGGGCATCTGGCTGGGGATCTGGAGGAGGAG TTGAGCAAGCTCTTCAGCATTTCAACACTTCTATAATGGACTGTGGGAGCGCATCTTCATCTAACAGCAGCATCTGCACTGGAATCATGCCCTTAGAACAG AGTCATAAAGGAGGTCCTCTGATGTGTAAGATTGGACAGTCTTGGTTCCATGTTGCAGCTTTGTCTCTGCTTAGTAACAACACCGTGACGACTCGTGCTTCAACGGATGTCCACGTCTTCACTAAAACCTCACACTTTGCAAGCTTCCTGAAGACCATACTGAACTCCAATGCACCCGTCTCATCCTCTTTGGTCACAGCCGTCCCATCCTCTTTGGTCACATCTGTCCTACTACTTGTTCTTCTTTCTTTCCACCATTACACTTAA
- the LOC103042929 gene encoding uncharacterized protein LOC103042929 isoform X7: MALWRTLSVVLIITLLTQGIHGSFNASTPGIITTTTFTTTKMTTTPTDQSLLFVGNLLPVNATTSTTTSSPTTAHSTTTTLTSIPTTISSSTASLNATTSTTTSSPTTAHSTTTTLTSIPTTISSSTASLNATTSTTTSSPTTAHSTTTTLTSIPTTISSSTASPPACGIASLNYYRGGEKSLASEGAWPWMASLQRNGTHVCGGTLVSEKHVLSSADCFSSSPNASDWTVVLGSHKQNGSNPNSVSISVRNITLSKESENNIAVLELSQKPPLSDYIQPICIETPNLNISTQCWASGWGSGGGVEQALQHFNTSIMDCGSASSSNSSICTGIMPLEQSHKGGPLMCKIGQSWFHVAALSLLSNNTVTTRASTDVHVFTKTSHFASFLKTILNSNAPVSSSLVTAVPSSLVTSVLLLVLLSFHHYT; the protein is encoded by the exons ATGGCACTGTGGAGGACATTGAGTGTAGTGCTGATAATCACACTTCTAACACAAG ggATCCATGGAAGCT TCAATGCATCCACACCTGgcatcattactactactacttttaccacTACAAAAATGACTACTACTCCCACTG ATCAATCTCTGTTATTTGTGGGGAACCTACTACCAG TCAATGCAACCACTTCTACTACTACATCAAGCCCTACTACTGCTCATTCTACAACCACTACACTCACTTCAATCCCTACAACGATCAGTTCTTCCACTGCTTCAC TCAATGCAAccacttctactactacttcaAGCCCTACTACTGCTCATTCTACAACCACTACACTCACTTCAATCCCTACAACAATCAGTTCTTCCACTGCTTCAC TCAATGCAACCACTTCCACTACTACTTCAAGCCCTACTACTGCTCATTCTACAACCACTACACTCACTTCAATCCCTACAACGATCAGTTCTTCCACTGCTTCAC cTCCAGCATGTGGCATTGCCAGTTTGAATTACTATAGAGGAGGGGAAAAGTCTTTGGCATCTGAGGGTGCGTGGCCATGGATGGCCAGCCTGCAACGTAACGGAACTCATGTCTGTGGGGGGACGTTGGTGTCTGAGAAGCATGTCTTGAGCTCGGCGGACTGCTTCTCTAG CTCCCCCAATGCTTCTGACTGGACCGTTGTCCTGGGCAGCCACAAACAGAACGGCTCCAATCCCAACAGTGTCTCAATCAGCGTGAGGAACATCACATTGAGCAAAGAGTCAGAGAATAATATAGCAGTGCTGGAATTGTCTCAGAAACCTCCACTATCAGACTACATTCAGCCCATATGTATAGAAACACCCAACTTAAACATCAGCACTCAATGCTGGGCATCTGGCTGGGGATCTGGAGGAGGAG TTGAGCAAGCTCTTCAGCATTTCAACACTTCTATAATGGACTGTGGGAGCGCATCTTCATCTAACAGCAGCATCTGCACTGGAATCATGCCCTTAGAACAG AGTCATAAAGGAGGTCCTCTGATGTGTAAGATTGGACAGTCTTGGTTCCATGTTGCAGCTTTGTCTCTGCTTAGTAACAACACCGTGACGACTCGTGCTTCAACGGATGTCCACGTCTTCACTAAAACCTCACACTTTGCAAGCTTCCTGAAGACCATACTGAACTCCAATGCACCCGTCTCATCCTCTTTGGTCACAGCCGTCCCATCCTCTTTGGTCACATCTGTCCTACTACTTGTTCTTCTTTCTTTCCACCATTACACTTAA
- the LOC103042929 gene encoding serine protease 27-like isoform X10, which produces MALWRTLSVVLIITLLTQGIHGSFNASTPGIITTTTFTTTKMTTTPTVDQSLLFVGNLLPVNATTSTTTSSPTTAHSTTTTLTSIPTTISSPTALLNATTSTTTSSPTTAHSTTTTLTSIPTTISSSTASPPACGIASLNYYRGGEKSLASEGAWPWMASLQRNGTHVCGGTLVSEKHVLSSADCFSSSPNASDWTVVLGSHKQNGSNPNSVSISVRNITLSKESENNIAVLELSQKPPLSDYIQPICIETPNLNISTQCWASGWGSGGGVEQALQHFNTSIMDCGSASSSNSSICTGIMPLEQSHKGGPLMCKIGQSWFHVAALSLLSNNTVTTRASTDVHVFTKTSHFASFLKTILNSNAPVSSSLVTAVPSSLVTSVLLLVLLSFHHYT; this is translated from the exons ATGGCACTGTGGAGGACATTGAGTGTAGTGCTGATAATCACACTTCTAACACAAG ggATCCATGGAAGCT TCAATGCATCCACACCTGgcatcattactactactacttttaccacTACAAAAATGACTACTACTCCCACTG TAGATCAATCTCTGTTATTTGTGGGGAACCTACTACCAG TCAATGCAAccacttctactactacttcaAGCCCTACTACTGCTCATTCTACAACCACTACACTCACTTCAATCCCTACAACGATCAGTTCTCCCACGGCTTTAC TCAATGCAACCACTTCTACTACTACATCAAGCCCTACTACTGCTCATTCTACAACCACTACACTCACTTCAATCCCTACAACGATCAGTTCTTCCACTGCTTCAC cTCCAGCATGTGGCATTGCCAGTTTGAATTACTATAGAGGAGGGGAAAAGTCTTTGGCATCTGAGGGTGCGTGGCCATGGATGGCCAGCCTGCAACGTAACGGAACTCATGTCTGTGGGGGGACGTTGGTGTCTGAGAAGCATGTCTTGAGCTCGGCGGACTGCTTCTCTAG CTCCCCCAATGCTTCTGACTGGACCGTTGTCCTGGGCAGCCACAAACAGAACGGCTCCAATCCCAACAGTGTCTCAATCAGCGTGAGGAACATCACATTGAGCAAAGAGTCAGAGAATAATATAGCAGTGCTGGAATTGTCTCAGAAACCTCCACTATCAGACTACATTCAGCCCATATGTATAGAAACACCCAACTTAAACATCAGCACTCAATGCTGGGCATCTGGCTGGGGATCTGGAGGAGGAG TTGAGCAAGCTCTTCAGCATTTCAACACTTCTATAATGGACTGTGGGAGCGCATCTTCATCTAACAGCAGCATCTGCACTGGAATCATGCCCTTAGAACAG AGTCATAAAGGAGGTCCTCTGATGTGTAAGATTGGACAGTCTTGGTTCCATGTTGCAGCTTTGTCTCTGCTTAGTAACAACACCGTGACGACTCGTGCTTCAACGGATGTCCACGTCTTCACTAAAACCTCACACTTTGCAAGCTTCCTGAAGACCATACTGAACTCCAATGCACCCGTCTCATCCTCTTTGGTCACAGCCGTCCCATCCTCTTTGGTCACATCTGTCCTACTACTTGTTCTTCTTTCTTTCCACCATTACACTTAA